The following coding sequences lie in one Megalodesulfovibrio gigas DSM 1382 = ATCC 19364 genomic window:
- a CDS encoding tyrosine-type recombinase/integrase, with product MDGCLQEGGRKEFGFHAIRLLTASIMYREGQPVAVIQAVLRHKSPQTTTRYLQSLGLKQTHEAMEAVVGQRGPGKVGTVREMAEGQP from the coding sequence GTGGATGGTTGCCTGCAGGAAGGTGGAAGGAAAGAATTCGGCTTCCATGCCATTCGCCTCCTGACGGCCAGCATCATGTACCGCGAAGGCCAGCCGGTGGCGGTGATTCAGGCCGTGCTGCGTCACAAATCACCCCAGACGACGACGCGGTATTTGCAGTCCCTGGGATTGAAACAGACGCACGAAGCAATGGAGGCGGTGGTGGGGCAGCGAGGGCCGGGGAAGGTGGGGACGGTGCGGGAGATGGCGGAGGGGCAACCGTGA